Proteins from a single region of Crassaminicella profunda:
- a CDS encoding flagellar protein FlgN — MSKSIEQLILALNKECEIYQDYLNLANKKKAIIIEGNVKELERITQQEQDIIVNMGKIDQIRTAIVGNILHELDIEYIGNISDLSNYLEPLYKTKVVDLKNKLESLLREIQHLNELNAKLIHQSLDYIDFNMNVITSLDTAGSTYGDEANEKDLKKKSSIFDAKV; from the coding sequence ATGTCCAAATCTATTGAACAATTAATCCTTGCGCTGAATAAAGAATGTGAAATCTATCAGGACTATTTAAATTTAGCAAACAAGAAAAAAGCAATCATCATAGAGGGCAATGTAAAAGAGCTAGAGCGGATTACCCAACAAGAACAAGATATCATTGTGAATATGGGAAAGATTGACCAAATACGAACGGCGATTGTTGGAAATATATTACATGAATTAGACATAGAATACATTGGAAATATTAGTGACTTATCTAATTATTTAGAGCCTTTATATAAAACAAAGGTTGTAGATTTGAAGAATAAATTAGAAAGTTTATTAAGAGAAATACAACATTTAAATGAATTAAATGCTAAGTTGATTCACCAGTCATTAGATTATATTGACTTTAATATGAATGTGATAACAAGCTTAGATACAGCAGGAAGTACTTATGGAGATGAGGCAAATGAAAAGGATTTAAAGAAAAAATCTAGTATTTTTGATGCAAAAGTTTAA
- a CDS encoding flagellar biosynthesis anti-sigma factor FlgM has translation MKITNNLNMQKILGTYRKNTKNVGNIKKMKQKDDQIQISENAREYQVALDAYKKLPDVRDEKVDKIKQQTASRNYSPSAEEIVEGMFDRKI, from the coding sequence ATGAAAATCACTAATAATCTTAATATGCAAAAAATACTAGGGACGTATAGAAAGAATACAAAAAACGTAGGAAACATTAAAAAAATGAAGCAAAAGGATGATCAGATTCAAATATCTGAAAATGCAAGAGAGTATCAAGTAGCATTAGATGCTTATAAAAAGCTTCCAGATGTGAGAGATGAAAAGGTAGATAAAATCAAACAGCAAACAGCTTCTAGAAATTATAGCCCATCTGCAGAAGAAATTGTGGAAGGTATGTTTGATAGAAAGATTTAA
- a CDS encoding TIGR03826 family flagellar region protein, with protein sequence MAEIRNCKECGKLFQYNGISKICPRCRRKDEDAFKAVREYIYENTGATLTEVSEETGVDEDKILRFLREGRLEIIGENSALLLECERCGKAIRTGRFCDECAQELKNGLKDGFEKVDRLKSKGDKQRERMYTAERKKRR encoded by the coding sequence ATGGCTGAAATTCGAAATTGTAAAGAATGTGGCAAACTTTTTCAATATAATGGTATTAGTAAAATATGTCCAAGATGCAGAAGAAAGGATGAAGATGCTTTTAAAGCTGTAAGGGAGTATATCTATGAAAATACAGGAGCAACCCTTACAGAGGTATCAGAAGAAACAGGTGTGGACGAAGATAAAATTCTTCGTTTCTTAAGAGAAGGAAGACTTGAAATTATAGGAGAAAATTCAGCGCTACTTCTTGAATGTGAACGTTGTGGAAAAGCAATTAGAACAGGAAGATTTTGTGATGAATGTGCACAAGAATTAAAAAATGGATTAAAGGATGGATTTGAAAAGGTAGATCGATTAAAATCAAAAGGTGATAAACAAAGAGAAAGAATGTACACTGCAGAAAGGAAAAAAAGAAGATAA
- a CDS encoding ComF family protein has protein sequence MKLDRYIDTFLDFIYPRNIYCILCNESIEKTEKYSLCQSCKEKINFIADRICEKCGKPLDDFYLSKECPDCIKTKHYFTKGFSCVEYNEHMKELVHKLKYKNHRYIAYHMAEMMISQLKKHDLNDIDYIVPVPLYKKKERKRGFNQSELLSKYIGKVMNWKVEKNNLIKIKDTKSQNQLNKDERKNNLENAFFVQAKEDFVDKNILLVDDVYTTGSTIDACSKEIRKAKPKEIYSISFATGKNINF, from the coding sequence ATGAAATTAGATCGTTATATAGATACATTTCTAGATTTTATCTACCCACGAAATATTTATTGTATTCTATGCAATGAAAGCATTGAAAAAACAGAAAAATATTCTCTATGTCAATCTTGTAAAGAAAAAATAAATTTTATTGCTGATCGAATTTGTGAGAAATGTGGTAAACCTTTAGATGATTTTTATCTTTCAAAAGAATGTCCAGATTGTATAAAGACGAAGCATTATTTTACAAAAGGATTTTCTTGTGTAGAATATAATGAACATATGAAAGAGCTCGTACATAAGCTAAAATACAAAAATCATAGATATATAGCCTATCATATGGCAGAAATGATGATCAGTCAGTTAAAAAAACATGATTTGAATGATATTGATTATATTGTTCCTGTACCTCTATACAAGAAAAAAGAAAGGAAGCGAGGATTTAATCAATCTGAGTTACTTTCTAAATACATAGGAAAAGTTATGAATTGGAAAGTAGAGAAAAACAATCTTATTAAAATAAAAGATACAAAGTCTCAAAATCAACTAAACAAAGATGAACGAAAAAATAATTTAGAAAATGCTTTCTTTGTTCAAGCAAAAGAGGATTTTGTAGATAAAAATATACTCTTAGTAGATGATGTATATACAACAGGAAGTACTATTGATGCTTGTAGCAAAGAAATAAGAAAAGCAAAACCTAAAGAGATCTATAGTATATCCTTTGCTACAGGGAAAAATATAAATTTTTAA
- a CDS encoding methyltransferase domain-containing protein, whose protein sequence is MISGKPTCLIEIEGSSLLEIQIDTLYSCGIDDITVVRGYHSEQINIPGIKYYDNTEYENTNVLHSLFCAEDEMNDDVLILYGDILFDQKTIKRILEAKKDISIGVMMNLDDCFRHKNKIDYKSMEMLSFDGENRVNRIGKNLELGDENHGLFTGIIKCSYHGVEILKKNYDRVKNISESDAYLNSYKLKKAWVTDLLDEMSRLGIPLHCVMIERGWLEINTEEDYKRAITDTDFVRRLVKIKTDWASRAKTYDKIDWVNRDETLNAMVNFAGNLNDKNVLDLGTGTGKVLKTLKQHSPNGNYYGVDVSKEMMDKIDESYGFNLYVSKIENLDNFKEDFFDAVTARMVLHHAEDLDKALAEIYRILKPDGKFIICEGNPPDRYCVSFYEEMFKFKEDRNTFLLDDITNLMINHNFYNITSKTIVLSGMSLNNWLDNAGVPFRNIDIIRKMHYEADLLVKKAYNMKIVDDDILMNWKFSVVSGTKTV, encoded by the coding sequence TTGATAAGTGGAAAACCTACATGCCTTATAGAAATAGAAGGAAGTTCATTATTGGAAATACAAATAGATACCTTGTATAGTTGTGGAATAGATGATATTACTGTTGTTCGAGGGTATCATTCAGAGCAAATTAATATTCCTGGAATAAAATATTATGATAATACAGAATATGAAAATACAAATGTTTTACATTCGTTGTTTTGTGCAGAAGATGAAATGAATGATGATGTATTGATTTTATATGGAGATATTCTTTTTGATCAAAAAACAATAAAAAGAATATTAGAAGCTAAAAAAGATATTTCAATTGGAGTTATGATGAATTTAGACGATTGCTTTAGACATAAGAATAAAATAGATTATAAAAGTATGGAAATGTTAAGTTTTGATGGAGAAAATAGAGTTAACAGAATAGGAAAAAATTTAGAATTAGGTGATGAAAATCATGGTTTGTTCACAGGTATTATAAAATGTTCTTATCATGGTGTTGAAATATTAAAAAAGAATTATGATAGAGTAAAAAATATTTCTGAAAGTGACGCATATTTGAATTCTTATAAACTAAAAAAAGCATGGGTAACAGATTTGTTAGATGAAATGTCACGATTAGGAATACCATTGCATTGTGTGATGATTGAAAGAGGATGGCTTGAGATTAATACAGAAGAAGATTATAAAAGAGCAATTACAGATACTGATTTTGTAAGAAGATTAGTAAAAATAAAAACGGATTGGGCCTCTAGAGCTAAAACTTATGATAAAATTGATTGGGTAAATAGAGATGAAACACTTAATGCTATGGTTAATTTTGCGGGAAATTTAAATGATAAGAATGTTTTGGATTTAGGAACAGGGACAGGTAAAGTATTAAAAACTTTAAAACAGCATTCACCAAATGGAAATTATTATGGTGTTGATGTAAGTAAAGAAATGATGGACAAAATTGATGAATCGTATGGCTTTAATCTTTATGTAAGCAAAATTGAAAATTTAGATAATTTCAAAGAGGATTTTTTTGATGCAGTAACTGCTAGAATGGTTTTACATCATGCTGAAGACTTGGACAAGGCTTTAGCAGAAATATATCGCATATTAAAACCAGATGGGAAATTTATTATTTGTGAAGGAAATCCGCCAGATAGATATTGTGTATCTTTCTACGAAGAAATGTTTAAATTTAAAGAAGATAGAAATACATTTCTTTTAGATGATATTACAAATTTGATGATAAACCATAATTTCTATAATATTACTTCAAAAACTATTGTTTTAAGTGGGATGAGTCTTAATAACTGGTTAGATAATGCCGGGGTTCCTTTTAGAAATATTGATATAATAAGAAAAATGCATTATGAAGCGGATCTATTAGTAAAAAAAGCTTACAATATGAAAATAGTCGATGATGATATATTAATGAATTGGAAATTTAGCGTGGTTAGTGGAACAAAAACAGTATAG
- a CDS encoding sulfatase-like hydrolase/transferase: protein MDENDTLLKKDCFNEINKIKKLKEEINELINRENFETAEYKIKDYKNIFPYDIDIYSMEATILLIKNKLEDAKEKIKEGLEKRPFNFELAYNFAVIYNCEENYVKTLIWLNRAFKYANSDDERNIVNKLKDEIIERSFDAHEKNQQINEAINKINEEKKRLDPRSFPLITKDKTYIGKFLFSENNRGYYAGLYNTTYASYDAQLWKLYKTETIYGKLVHFKKKIYIEEPSVIPISIKKMGVKIKIRIDKKIYNLRDLYPNRFYYLPIRKRCKVEIVADNSFFLGDVLKLEDPKEKKDIKLVLNIFIDGLAQTIIDGEKFKKYMPNTYDFFKDGARFNHVHTSGEWTLSSVPAFFTGKYTTGHKLFHPNFNYAIGEKEPLISEIFRKNGYFTFQVCGDWRKSPAYGYARGFNRTIYQQSMEGMSCEENIMETIEQLEAFKDRKHFVWMSLFELHKVGDNILPKISSQLRNNLITLTTEKDDKKSVNKEYDTKKIEKYITEINRLDYYLKILYDYIGSKYSDDEILITIVSDHGQSYINKSNVLLAEERIKVPFIIKGNGVPSGVVDEYIETVDIYPTILKLANIDNPIKNMDGNLPKHFGGEKEREYAYTESIYPNKTYKAVINDREHSFNFETTDNVENDGRFPVTNPKMQLINKKTGKDEKDIYIDKVDYYKSVVFNHVKEYIKI from the coding sequence GTGGATGAGAATGATACTTTATTGAAAAAAGATTGTTTTAACGAGATTAACAAAATTAAAAAATTGAAGGAAGAAATTAATGAACTAATAAATAGAGAGAATTTTGAAACAGCAGAATATAAAATAAAAGATTATAAAAATATTTTTCCATATGATATAGATATATATTCTATGGAAGCAACGATACTTTTGATAAAAAACAAGTTAGAAGATGCGAAGGAAAAAATTAAAGAAGGTCTTGAAAAAAGGCCATTTAATTTTGAATTGGCATATAATTTTGCAGTGATTTATAATTGTGAAGAGAATTACGTAAAAACATTAATATGGCTGAATAGAGCTTTTAAATATGCAAATAGCGATGACGAAAGAAATATTGTAAATAAATTAAAGGATGAAATCATAGAAAGAAGTTTTGATGCTCATGAAAAAAATCAACAAATAAATGAAGCAATTAATAAGATTAATGAAGAAAAAAAGAGACTTGACCCTAGATCATTTCCTCTCATTACAAAAGATAAAACATATATTGGGAAATTTCTTTTTTCAGAAAACAATAGAGGGTATTATGCTGGTTTGTATAATACAACATATGCTTCATATGATGCTCAACTTTGGAAACTGTATAAAACAGAAACGATTTATGGGAAACTAGTTCACTTTAAAAAGAAGATATATATTGAAGAACCTTCAGTAATACCTATTTCTATAAAAAAAATGGGCGTGAAAATAAAAATTCGTATAGATAAAAAAATATATAATTTAAGGGATTTGTATCCGAATAGATTTTATTATTTACCTATTCGTAAAAGATGTAAAGTAGAGATTGTAGCAGATAATAGCTTTTTTTTAGGGGATGTATTAAAATTAGAAGATCCAAAAGAAAAGAAGGATATAAAATTAGTTTTAAATATTTTCATAGATGGATTAGCGCAAACAATAATAGATGGAGAAAAATTCAAAAAATATATGCCCAATACGTATGATTTCTTTAAGGATGGTGCAAGATTCAATCATGTGCATACTTCTGGCGAATGGACATTGAGTAGTGTACCAGCATTTTTTACAGGAAAATATACAACAGGTCACAAATTATTTCATCCTAATTTCAATTATGCAATTGGTGAAAAGGAACCATTGATTAGTGAAATTTTCAGAAAAAATGGTTACTTTACTTTTCAAGTGTGTGGCGATTGGAGAAAATCTCCTGCTTATGGATATGCTAGAGGTTTTAATCGTACTATCTACCAACAATCAATGGAAGGTATGAGTTGTGAAGAAAATATTATGGAAACGATAGAACAATTAGAAGCATTTAAAGACAGAAAACATTTTGTATGGATGTCTTTATTTGAATTGCATAAAGTTGGTGATAATATTCTTCCTAAAATTAGTAGTCAGTTGAGAAATAATTTGATCACTTTAACAACTGAAAAAGATGATAAAAAATCAGTAAACAAAGAATATGATACAAAAAAAATAGAAAAATATATAACTGAAATAAATCGATTGGATTATTACTTAAAAATATTGTATGACTATATTGGATCAAAATATTCAGATGATGAAATACTAATAACCATAGTATCAGACCATGGTCAATCATATATAAATAAAAGTAACGTTTTGTTAGCAGAAGAAAGAATAAAAGTTCCTTTTATAATCAAAGGGAATGGAGTGCCAAGTGGTGTTGTAGATGAATATATTGAAACTGTGGATATATATCCTACTATTTTAAAGTTAGCCAATATAGATAATCCAATAAAGAATATGGATGGAAATTTACCTAAACATTTTGGAGGAGAAAAAGAGAGAGAATATGCGTATACAGAATCTATTTATCCGAATAAGACTTATAAAGCAGTAATTAATGACAGAGAGCATAGTTTCAATTTTGAGACCACAGACAATGTAGAAAATGATGGAAGATTTCCAGTAACAAATCCTAAAATGCAGCTGATTAATAAAAAAACAGGAAAAGATGAAAAGGATATTTATATAGATAAAGTAGATTACTATAAAAGTGTAGTATTTAATCATGTGAAAGAATATATAAAAATTTAG
- the cysC gene encoding adenylyl-sulfate kinase encodes MEKAYTMWLTGLSCSGKSTLAEEIVKIFEEKGKKVQLIDGDIIRDSIGNIFGYSKEERMKVIKVYRLLCNLLNNNGVYVIVASIAGYQEMREENRREIGQYYEIYVNCPLEVCIERDVKGMYKKALQGEIKNVMGLDEPYDIPQNPDAIIKTAEESIEKCIGKIHELIEKIEK; translated from the coding sequence ATGGAAAAGGCATATACAATGTGGCTTACTGGATTGAGCTGCTCAGGAAAAAGCACATTAGCAGAAGAAATAGTAAAGATTTTTGAAGAAAAAGGAAAGAAAGTACAGTTAATAGATGGTGATATTATTAGAGATAGTATAGGGAATATATTTGGGTACTCCAAAGAAGAGCGTATGAAGGTCATTAAGGTATACAGATTACTATGTAATTTATTAAATAATAATGGTGTGTATGTAATCGTAGCATCTATTGCGGGATATCAAGAAATGAGAGAAGAAAATCGTAGAGAAATTGGACAATATTATGAGATATACGTAAATTGCCCATTAGAAGTTTGTATAGAACGTGATGTGAAAGGAATGTATAAAAAAGCATTACAAGGAGAGATAAAAAATGTTATGGGATTAGATGAACCATACGATATTCCACAAAATCCAGATGCAATTATTAAAACAGCAGAGGAATCAATAGAAAAATGTATAGGTAAAATACATGAATTGATTGAAAAAATTGAAAAATAG
- the recD2 gene encoding SF1B family DNA helicase RecD2 yields MNVEIQGVLSEIIFKNDSNGYTVAIVETEEEQVTIVGYMPIVNTGETFSFSGNWKVHPKFGEQLEIISYKKIMPNTLEGIEKYLSSGIIKGIGPKIAQKIVEQFGKDTLDMMQYTPHLLTKVSGIGQAKAQKIAESFKEQRELSEIILFLQEYGVTPKYAIKIYKKYKENTIQYIQENPYRLADDIFGIGFKIADAIAKRMGLDPTSPYRIMCGVKFVLTQYNLEGHTYTPREELMEEAAKTLDVKKELVEDALTQLALNNEIHLENLEEKIVVFSMPYFYAESYACKKLVGMAQVTLEPISEDVDKEIEEIEKNEEIALAKNQKEAVKEASKNGVVVITGGPGTGKTTTINSIIKMFERHNLSISLAAPTGRAAKRMSEATGREAKTIHRLLEYAYIDEEIGMNFGKNEEEPLSSDVVIIDEMSMVDIILMKGLLRSLLPGTRLILVGDVDQLPSVGPGNVLRDIIDSGIIKVVKLDKIFRQAQESMIIVNAHRINKGEYPYINKKEKDFYFIKKRNQENVVETIKGLCKERLPKFNSCDPIKNIQVLTPMKKGQVGMFQLNNVLQEILNPPSSQKEERKMKDKVFRVGDKIMQMKNNYNLKWNTIDGEEGEGVFNGDFGYIQKIDQEEKEMIVLFDEEKLVTYDFSQLDELELAYCITIHKSQGSEFPIVVMPIFWGPPMLLTRNLLYTAVTRAKELVVMVGIEGSLKNMVDNYRVIRRNSGLGVRLKRFLTENLIEF; encoded by the coding sequence ATGAACGTAGAAATACAAGGGGTTTTATCTGAAATTATTTTCAAAAATGATTCTAATGGCTATACGGTTGCTATTGTTGAGACGGAAGAAGAGCAGGTAACAATAGTAGGATATATGCCTATTGTAAATACAGGAGAAACTTTTTCATTTTCAGGAAATTGGAAGGTTCATCCTAAATTTGGGGAACAACTAGAGATCATATCTTACAAAAAAATCATGCCCAATACATTAGAAGGCATTGAAAAATATTTATCTTCAGGGATTATCAAAGGAATTGGTCCTAAGATTGCCCAAAAGATTGTAGAACAATTTGGAAAAGATACGCTAGATATGATGCAATATACACCTCATTTATTAACAAAAGTAAGCGGGATAGGTCAAGCAAAAGCACAAAAAATAGCCGAATCCTTTAAAGAACAAAGAGAACTTAGTGAAATTATTCTTTTTCTTCAGGAATATGGGGTCACACCCAAATATGCTATAAAGATTTATAAAAAATATAAAGAAAATACCATTCAGTATATACAAGAAAATCCTTATCGACTAGCAGATGATATCTTTGGAATTGGATTCAAAATTGCAGATGCTATTGCAAAAAGAATGGGTCTTGATCCTACTTCACCTTATAGAATCATGTGTGGGGTAAAGTTTGTACTTACTCAGTATAATTTAGAAGGACACACCTACACACCAAGGGAAGAATTAATGGAAGAAGCAGCAAAAACATTAGATGTAAAAAAAGAACTTGTAGAAGATGCCTTGACACAATTAGCACTCAATAATGAAATACATTTGGAAAATCTAGAAGAGAAAATTGTTGTTTTTTCTATGCCTTATTTCTATGCAGAAAGTTATGCATGTAAAAAGCTAGTTGGAATGGCTCAAGTAACTCTTGAACCTATTTCAGAGGATGTAGATAAAGAAATCGAAGAAATAGAAAAAAATGAAGAAATAGCTTTAGCAAAAAATCAAAAAGAAGCTGTAAAAGAAGCGTCAAAAAATGGAGTGGTCGTCATTACAGGAGGACCAGGAACGGGAAAGACCACAACGATTAATAGTATTATAAAGATGTTTGAGCGTCATAATCTGAGTATTTCACTAGCGGCACCTACAGGAAGAGCGGCAAAAAGAATGAGTGAAGCAACAGGGAGAGAAGCAAAGACCATACATCGACTTTTAGAATATGCTTATATAGATGAAGAAATAGGAATGAATTTTGGAAAAAATGAAGAAGAACCCTTATCTTCTGATGTTGTGATTATTGATGAAATGTCTATGGTAGATATCATCTTGATGAAGGGACTTTTAAGATCCTTGCTTCCAGGGACAAGACTTATTTTGGTAGGGGATGTGGATCAGCTTCCATCCGTAGGACCTGGAAATGTATTACGAGATATTATTGATAGTGGTATTATAAAAGTTGTAAAGCTTGATAAGATTTTTAGACAGGCTCAAGAGAGTATGATTATTGTCAATGCCCATAGAATCAACAAAGGGGAGTATCCCTATATCAACAAAAAAGAAAAAGACTTTTATTTTATTAAAAAAAGAAATCAAGAAAATGTAGTTGAAACCATAAAAGGATTATGCAAAGAGAGGCTTCCAAAATTTAATAGTTGTGACCCTATCAAAAACATTCAGGTACTTACACCTATGAAAAAAGGACAAGTAGGCATGTTTCAGTTAAACAATGTGCTACAAGAAATCTTAAATCCTCCAAGTTCCCAAAAGGAAGAAAGAAAGATGAAGGATAAAGTTTTTCGTGTAGGAGATAAAATCATGCAAATGAAAAACAATTATAATCTAAAGTGGAATACAATTGATGGGGAAGAAGGAGAAGGCGTATTTAACGGAGATTTTGGCTATATACAAAAGATTGATCAGGAAGAAAAAGAAATGATTGTTCTATTTGATGAAGAAAAATTGGTTACTTATGATTTTTCTCAGCTGGATGAGTTAGAACTAGCCTATTGTATTACTATTCATAAAAGTCAAGGATCTGAATTTCCAATTGTGGTAATGCCTATCTTTTGGGGTCCACCCATGCTACTTACAAGAAACCTTTTATATACTGCTGTTACAAGGGCGAAGGAGTTAGTAGTAATGGTAGGGATTGAAGGAAGTCTTAAAAATATGGTAGATAATTATCGGGTGATTCGAAGAAATTCAGGACTAGGAGTAAGACTTAAAAGGTTTTTGACAGAGAATTTGATTGAGTTTTAA
- a CDS encoding YvrJ family protein, with the protein MEELTTYVANLGFPIAVSVYLLVRIEGKLENLSVSINELTKAIASLK; encoded by the coding sequence ATGGAAGAGCTTACTACTTATGTTGCTAATCTAGGATTTCCTATTGCTGTTTCCGTATATCTATTGGTTCGGATTGAAGGGAAGCTAGAGAATCTTAGTGTGAGCATCAATGAGTTGACAAAAGCTATTGCTAGTTTGAAATAG
- a CDS encoding RNA polymerase sigma factor, with product MEYRMKNLIERCKDGEKLAKEEVVERLKPLVFASIKKYYFGEEEFKDLFQEGVLKILREIEKFDETKGVPFLGYIKLQLKFFYMEKRKKSRKELSLNNQVGTGEDLLSFIDLLVDETANIEERLLKSEKHLFLGRALQTLTTKQKQIIILYYGKGLNMRRISKMLGLHYQTIVKTKERALEKMKKSFSIY from the coding sequence ATGGAATATAGGATGAAAAATCTTATAGAAAGGTGCAAAGATGGAGAAAAACTTGCCAAAGAGGAGGTCGTTGAAAGACTTAAGCCTTTAGTTTTTGCATCTATTAAGAAATATTATTTTGGAGAGGAAGAATTTAAGGATTTGTTTCAAGAAGGGGTTTTAAAAATATTAAGAGAAATAGAGAAATTTGATGAAACAAAAGGAGTACCCTTTTTAGGATATATAAAACTTCAGCTTAAATTTTTTTATATGGAGAAAAGGAAAAAGAGCAGAAAAGAACTTTCTCTTAATAATCAAGTAGGTACAGGAGAAGATCTATTGTCCTTTATAGATTTATTAGTAGATGAAACAGCAAATATAGAGGAACGTTTATTAAAATCGGAGAAACATTTATTTTTAGGACGAGCATTACAAACCTTAACAACTAAGCAAAAGCAGATTATTATTTTATATTATGGCAAGGGACTGAACATGAGACGAATTTCAAAGATGCTAGGGCTACATTATCAGACTATCGTTAAGACGAAGGAGAGAGCGCTAGAGAAGATGAAAAAGTCATTTTCTATATACTAA
- the metK gene encoding methionine adenosyltransferase: MARRLFTSESVTEGHPDKICDQVSDAILDAIFEKDPHARVAAETSVTTGLVLVAGEISTHCYVDIPKVVRKTIKEIGYDRAKYGFDCETCAVLTSIDEQSSDIAMGVDEALESKEGEKYDDIEAIGAGDQGIMFGFACNETPELMPMPIALAHKLARTLTEVRKNGTLKYLRPDGKTQVTVEYEGDKPVRIDTIVISTQHCPDVTREQIEKDLIEHVVKNIVPADLLDEKTRYLINPTGRFVIGGPQGDAGLTGRKIIVDTYGGYARHGGGAFSGKDPTKVDRSAAYAARYVAKNIVAAGLADKCELELAYAIGVAQPVSILVETFGTGKVAEEKLEELVSKHFDLRPAAIIRDLDLRRPIFKQTAAYGHFGRTDIDLPWEKTDKAEILRKEALGE, encoded by the coding sequence ATGGCAAGAAGATTATTTACTTCAGAGTCAGTTACAGAAGGGCATCCAGATAAGATATGTGACCAAGTTTCAGATGCTATATTAGATGCAATTTTTGAAAAGGATCCTCATGCACGTGTTGCAGCAGAAACGTCTGTAACAACAGGTCTTGTACTTGTTGCAGGAGAGATTAGTACACATTGTTATGTAGATATTCCAAAGGTAGTAAGAAAAACAATCAAAGAAATTGGTTATGACAGAGCAAAATATGGATTTGATTGTGAAACTTGTGCGGTACTTACTTCTATAGATGAGCAATCTTCTGATATTGCTATGGGGGTAGATGAAGCATTAGAAAGCAAAGAAGGAGAAAAATATGATGATATAGAAGCAATTGGTGCAGGAGACCAAGGAATTATGTTCGGGTTTGCATGCAATGAAACACCAGAATTGATGCCTATGCCTATTGCCCTTGCTCACAAGCTTGCTAGAACATTAACAGAAGTTAGAAAAAATGGTACATTAAAGTATTTACGTCCAGATGGAAAAACACAGGTAACCGTAGAATATGAAGGGGACAAACCTGTAAGAATAGATACGATTGTTATTTCTACACAACATTGTCCAGATGTAACAAGAGAACAAATTGAAAAAGACTTAATTGAGCATGTAGTAAAAAATATTGTTCCAGCTGATTTATTAGATGAAAAAACAAGATACCTAATCAATCCTACAGGTAGATTTGTTATTGGTGGACCACAAGGAGACGCAGGACTTACAGGTAGAAAGATTATAGTAGATACTTATGGTGGGTATGCAAGACACGGTGGTGGTGCATTCTCAGGAAAAGATCCAACAAAAGTTGACCGTTCAGCAGCTTATGCAGCAAGATATGTTGCTAAAAACATTGTAGCAGCAGGACTTGCAGATAAATGCGAACTAGAGCTTGCTTATGCAATCGGAGTAGCACAACCGGTATCTATCCTTGTAGAAACATTTGGAACAGGTAAAGTAGCTGAAGAAAAACTAGAAGAGCTTGTAAGTAAGCACTTTGATTTAAGACCAGCAGCAATCATTAGAGATTTAGATTTAAGAAGACCAATCTTTAAACAAACGGCTGCATATGGACATTTTGGCAGAACAGACATTGATCTTCCATGGGAAAAAACAGATAAAGCTGAAATTTTAAGAAAAGAAGCATTAGGTGAATAA
- a CDS encoding COG2426 family protein, whose translation MDQILEYISNEIMVLLVAAMPLIELRGAIPIGVARGMSAMHATLLGLIGSMIPVPFLLILLKPIFIKMKKHPYWRKLVDWITKRTLRKTEKVHKYKSLGLLLFVAVPLPTTGVWTGSIAASLFNIPFKNAFIAIFIGNTIAALIIMTLSHVAVNL comes from the coding sequence ATGGATCAAATACTTGAATATATTTCAAATGAAATAATGGTTTTACTAGTAGCAGCAATGCCTTTGATAGAGCTAAGGGGAGCTATACCAATAGGGGTAGCTAGAGGAATGAGTGCGATGCATGCTACCCTATTAGGATTGATTGGAAGTATGATCCCCGTTCCTTTTTTACTGATTTTGTTAAAGCCTATTTTTATAAAAATGAAAAAACATCCTTATTGGAGAAAACTTGTTGATTGGATTACGAAGAGAACTTTAAGAAAAACAGAAAAGGTGCATAAATATAAAAGCTTAGGATTATTATTATTTGTAGCTGTTCCACTACCAACTACAGGAGTATGGACAGGATCCATTGCAGCATCACTTTTTAATATACCCTTTAAAAATGCATTTATTGCTATATTTATAGGAAACACCATTGCAGCACTCATTATCATGACACTTAGTCATGTGGCTGTAAATTTATAA